A stretch of the Uranotaenia lowii strain MFRU-FL chromosome 3, ASM2978415v1, whole genome shotgun sequence genome encodes the following:
- the LOC129750607 gene encoding uncharacterized protein LOC129750607 has protein sequence MHIIRPMLFRMGPVASGFSKNVTIRRAHVNLWDNFKKFSMNDRPVPEGDFMTHWNKRQRFYNMMLAGGFGSFVIAMGMVIQSGLVFLNFVPPETYE, from the coding sequence ATGCATATTATTCGGCCGATGCTGTTTCGGATGGGTCCGGTCGCTTCTGGATTCTCGAAAAATGTGACCATCCGCCGGGCTCACGTCAATCTGTGGGACAACTTCAAGAAGTTCTCAATGAACGATCGCCCGGTTCCGGAGGGAGATTTCATGACCCATTGGAACAAGAGACAGCGCTTCTACAACATGATGCTCGCCGGCGGTTTCGGCTCATTCGTCATTGCCATGGGCATGGTCATCCAGTCCGGGCTGGTTTTCCTTAACTTTGTGCCACCGGAAACGTATGAATAA